A part of Anabas testudineus chromosome 7, fAnaTes1.2, whole genome shotgun sequence genomic DNA contains:
- the si:dkey-151g10.3 gene encoding serine/threonine-protein kinase WNK2 isoform X5 has protein sequence MATDPGEPTGTDDSSEKPDGQREEDTEQEGRANQKRERTQSTPSDFPSSQTQERRTTGGEEGRIRGEGGGGEASQEGEETTVRPISFSTSSLPIDTGQKKLRREKRFFRKSVEICEEDNETDVFPEASHSAPHLELRSSDSVFTSSTQQEGAASSCAALDHDPSCPSSTQDASKDASISAPNQRGKERDREQEEEAEMKAVATSPGGRFLKFDIELGRGAFKTVYKGLDTETWVEVAWCELQDRKLTKAEQQRFKEEAEMLKGLQHPNIVRFYDSWESVLRGKKCIVLVTELMTSGTLKTYLKRFKVMKPKVLRSWCRQILKGLHFLHTRTPPIVHRDLKCDNIFITGPTGSVKIGDLGLATLMRTSFAKSVIGTPEFMAPEMYEEHYDESVDVYAFGMCMLEMATSEYPYSECQNAAQIYRKVTSGIKPASFDKVNDPEVKEIIEGCIRQNKSQRLSIRDLLNHAFFGEDTGVRVELAEEDTGTQDCLALRIWVEEPKKLKGKHKDNEAIEFSYDLENDSAEEVALEMVKSGFFHESDAKVVGKSIRDRVNLIKKSRERRQQQQLLQQQQGLEERRDSTLTSYTFSHPSCPSSLGPGVAGQTGGGGQESEELPEVDQHVRQQHIFSGTTLSLPEGESIGSASCESYASEQSQAYSQQGESVTHSQITLPPAASGTSVLAHPQMPPIGETGSVPNVPLAQSVSMSSMSIIQSGGGPVAQTFLQPSTMVPQVSPSVPQQYLQPQTFPSDTLQTTTPHGSIPPSQSYIPPVSLKAPINVLTTSMPVSDPAALAGTIVPLAQQTQPPATPMQLADIIPQAAPQQTQPVMIPQQTIVQQQQIVMDPQIAILQQQSQQQMEAQATLLEQQGSSTQTPKEQHQQSLSTTAAQQEPQQQICVQHPIPSVQPTPQQQVLITQTGMEQRAMPLPQPGEQLQTYKQQLTGDPHEQTTIQPQQQPQQQQTLLQQQLGHQHQALFLEQHQIYVQQQLDQQQQQALLQQQQQQTQLQQHQLEHQQALIHKQLMDQQQQKALIQQQQEQQQPQALVQQQQQQPQKALLQQQLDQQQQQQQKQNQLYQQIGQHQAETQNEPEMQQRIGQQQLQSVLQQSPQQTQQQKEKLQQQVLLRQIEQQQQAIMQQHLQQQAILQQQQLHQKAQLQLQQQEQQQLHLKQQIEQQQQALLQQQLEQQRQQQVLLQQQHAELLQQQALVQQQIQEQQQQAAIIHLQQTEKQEVPVPAPSSMSEQQIQQQQTDIQHVCIPQLNTIQLTPHNNLTQQQLLEQQQVALIQQQQALVAQPQHRTSVMDPNIPVGAPASHEMHAMQTTPIPLQTSAVVPAQVFSLQGRNEAHLQNQIHVPSVIQPITQAAEQYQQQLQKLSQVQQPPAPLPVQTQLPVQHIPAPIQQSLPLKQTLIPLDESQLPPQCPPVSHLLTHPPAQIVSSNVAEPQSQNRSLPLYSHLLVDAPPSPQHKAKQMMPAHTQTSIQAQTNIQTQVHSHFQTHTDTSIAEQPILPHATFPAHQLTLSLSHTSYPPASLPSFPSQQPATAPAPELPSSPPAAQVTLPGQADLMPTSPPPVSALQSLDSNAPKLPQASLQDCDLTLLGITQDGPYLSSTEYHSSSGSVPANGEETAQLMTNGKLEKLKSQRRASCQKPEKVSHQFQLSMLQVSGSGDNMVECQLETHSNKMVTFKFDIDGDAPEDIADYMVEEDFVLDVEKEKFVEQLRAIVKKAHEILQTHSQTGSTDQLHVSTPTSSTTDSVPHSSPVGRWRFFINQTIRHRDSLSGQGTATPPPIAEMRIPQSPQTKKESEGSQSLESFTEMAPPPTASAASPPVSAVSAAASTVPPATATLAPHITASDSTSAAPSTLETSIPPVASGDFELPLLSSATADQIANLLNLSTAPTAVSHTPTTILPDILTSPGTSSCSTVGQSIGDTVITAPRPHLSAAEQSSTSFHSPPPATAVTSSVVSQLVMEQTLTQVAKPTPQQPQLQATLQQQVPATQQQLQPVQLEHQTQQTTPQQQQAHHQVYQEQIQLQKALQQSLQQLQPQQLMQEQIPLQPPLTEVQVLPLPGHVELLPQSLPLEQFLPPVSIQQTQQPLLQQQTQFSQQLMQQPQLQQLAQQVVAPQVAVVAQQQTHIDHQQQQQLNLQTIHLQQQQMLQQQIQQQQHQLLMDAVTLKPDQSQLLPLSISQQFLQQQLNVCPVPQQQVPQQSQIPADLAPQHIQSQLQHTEEQQEIVKTVDTPQKQQQFPLQKQSSLQMSESEVSTGETSVTEDTCSYSAPFHPQSDSSLPPLHPSTAEAPFPTLSLTMTPSPAQPSSVAESDSEGPPKIEFVDNRIKTLDEKLRNLLYQEYSSGVASVGGAGPTSAAFTSVGGDESPEPQSHHHLSFPPPDSSSDTSPHSSSSTTSSTTSRSSSTSPEPEKDEGGEVASSEVAISTVLGPVEQQPRPSLPSPSASSTPPTSFLPPSLDDSAGPQRPPVPGEPTILAVPPHSDTSTTGDASWPPNQHPIPLRHGQHQHNAGDGRQAVQEEKEAPLLNPTQSCKGRFQVTPVPQTSPPKDVPIGHGSTHRKVGRFSVTQAETKKEDRQTDSSPVSPDLEREKRRSRPKEVEKDESKRTPAMVRGHGLSHSPLCSSDDDDESELEDENLRRELHKLREKHIKEVVSLQAQQNRELQELYRQLRSLKDQRQSLPASLSRTPPLPTGPTVLSPRRPRPAKIKLRPRPHSHMDNNGVTHSGIQQSSSFSGSEQSRLPIYCNPEHCAALPSKRDHSPLRKSTFTDELHKLVDNWTKEPVGPTPQKPSLNQIKQIQQVQELGGWSQPTEVAPPGWFPVVPLNPQTSPTPASLPVAAPSHYTGGGSLSTLHSPGPPPQTHMAQVPQMQQSLHLHQSLPLQQMTYQQSPLRQQIPQPRMQSPIQSQSLQQTQPIAQVPHPPSQSQPLLSSQMPTSSVSMAASLLPGSGSTAPTDCAAAASVGSTFCSCSSSSSTCSSSCCTAALPSSAKIHPTPPTSTLPLGQK, from the exons ATGGCTACTGACCCAGGAGAGCCCACAGGCACTGACGACTCCTCGGAAAAACCTGatggacagagggaggaggacacAGAGCAGGAAGGTAGAGCCAACCAAAAGAGGGAGAGGACACAAAGCACCCCCTCAGATTTTCCCTCTTCCCAGACTCAGGAGAGGAGAACaactggaggagaagaaggacgAATccgaggagaaggaggaggaggggaagccAGCCAGGAAGGTGAGGAAACCACAGTCAGACCAATTTCATTCTCTACATCCTCTTTACCAATTGACACTGGTCAGAAAAAACTGAGGAGGGAGAAACGCTTCTTCAGAAAGAGTGTGGAGATTTGTGAAGAGGATAATGAGACGGATGTGTTCCCTGAGGCATCCCACAGTGCCCCCCATCTGGAGCTGCGCTCCTCAGACTCAGTCTTCACCAGCAGTACCCAGCAAGAAGGGGCTGCTTCATCTTGTGCTGCCCTGGACCATGACCCATCATGTCCCAGCTCCACACAGGACGCTAGCAAGGATGCTTCTATCTCTGCACCTAACCAGAGGGGGAAAGAGAGGGACCgtgagcaggaggaggaagcagagatgAAGGCTGTGGCCACCTCTCCTGGAGGCAGGTTCCTCAAGTTTGACATTGAACTGGGCCGAGGAGCATTCAAGACTGTCTATAAAGGCCTGGACACAGAGACTTGGGTGGAGGTGGCTTGGTGTGAACTTCAG GACCGGAAGCTCACCAAGGCCGAGCAGCAGCGCTTCAAGGAAGAGGCTGAGATGCTGAAGGGTCTTCAGCACCCCAACATCGTCCGCTTCTATGACTCCTGGGAGTCTGTGCTTCGTGGCAAGAAGTGCATTGTACTGGTTACTGAACTCATGACTTCAGGAACACTCAAAAC ttaCCTGAAGCGCTTTAAGGTGATGAAACCCAAGGTGCTGAGGAGTTGGTGTAGACAGATCCTGAAGGGCCTCCACTTCCTTCACACCAGAACTCCTCCAATTGTCCACCGGGACCTCAAGTGTGACAACATCTTTATAACAGGCCCCACAGGATCAGTCAAGATAGGTGACCTTGGACTGGCCACTCTTATGAGGACCTCCTTTGCTAAGAGTGTGATAG GAACACCAGAGTTCATGGCTCCAGAGATGTATGAGGAGCACTATGATGAGTCTGTTGATGTTTATGCCTTTGGGATGTGCATGCTGGAGATGGCTACTTCAGAATACCCCTACTCCGAGTGCCAAAATGCTGCTCAGATCTATCGCAAAGTCACAAGT ggtATAAAACCAGCCAGTTTTGATAAAGTAAATGACCCAGAGGTCAAAGAGATCATTGAAGGCTGTATTCGACAGAACAAGAGCCAAAG ACTCTCAATCAGAGACCTCCTAAACCATGCATTTTTTGGGGAGGACACAGGGGTCCGTGTGGAACTAGCAGAGGAGGATACGGGCACACAGGACTGTCTAGCTCTCCGTATTTGGGTTGAAGAGCCTAAGAAGCTAAaggggaaacacaaagacaatgAAGCCATTGAGTTCAGCTATGATCTGGAGAATGACAGTGCTGAGGAGGTGGCTCTAGAGATG GTGAAGTCGGGCTTCTTCCATGAGAGTGATGCCAAAGTGGTTGGAAAATCTATCCGGGACAGAGTAAATCTGATCAAAAAGTCACGGGAGCgtagacagcagcagcagctccttcagcagcagcagggcttggaagaaagaagagattCTACTCTCACCTCCTACACTTTTTCTCATCCATCTTGCCCATCTTCACTGGGGCCAGGGGTAGCAGGccaaacaggaggaggaggacaggagtCTGAGGAGCTGCCTGAAGTGGACCAGCATGTCAGACAGCAACATATTTTCAGTGGGACAACCCTTAGTCTGCCAG AAGGTGAGAGCATTGGGTCAGCCAGCTGTGAATCTTATGCAAGTGAACAGAGCCAGGCATACTCTCAGCAAGGGGAATCAGTCACCCACTCCCAGATTACTCTGCCCCCTGCAGCATCT GGCACCAGTGTATTGGCTCATCCTCAAATGCCTCCTATTGGTGAGACTGGAAGTGTTCCAAATGTGCCTCTTGCTCAGAGTGTTAGTATGTCCAGCATGTCCATAATCCAAAGTGGAGGGGGACCTGTGGCACAGACATTTCTTCAGCCTAGTACTATGGTCCCACAGGTATCACCAAGTGTCCCTCAACAATATTTGCAG CCACAAACATTCCCATCAGATACACTTCAAACTACCACTCCCCATGGGTCAATCCCCCCCTCACAGTCATACATACCCCCTGTTTCCCTAAAAGCACCCATTAATGTTCTCACTACATCTATGCCAGTCAGTGATCCTGCTGCACTAGCGGGAACCATTGTGCCCCTGGCTCAGCAAACCCAACCCCCTGCCACTCCTATGCAGCTTGCTGACATCATTCCCCAGGCAGCCCCCCAGCAAACACAGCCTGTAATGATCCCTCAGCAGACTATtgtccaacaacaacagatagTTATGGATCCCCAGATCGCCATCCTTCAACAGCAGTCACAACAGCAAATGGAGGCCCAGGCCACTCTGCTTGAGCAACAAGGCAGTTCCACTCAGACACCAAAGGAACAACATCAACAGAGCCTTTCCACTACAGCTGCACAGCAGGAGCCTCAGCAGCAGATCTGTGTACAGCACCCTATTCCATCTGTCCAGCCAACTCCTCAACAGCAGGTGTTAATTACACAAACAGGTATGGAGCAGCGGGCTATGCCATTGCCACAGCCAGGGGAACAACTGCAGACCTATAAACAGCAACTGACAGGGGATCCTCATGAGCAGACCACAATACAACCACAACAGCAGCCGCAGCAACAGCAAACTCTGTTACAGCAACAGCTAGGGCACCAGCACCAAGCTTTATTCCTTGAGCAACATCAGATATATGTGCAGCAACAACTTgatcagcagcaacaacaagcactgcttcaacagcagcagcaacagaccCAACTACAACAACATCAGCTGGAGCACCAGCAAGCACTTATACACAAGCAATTGATGGATCAGCAACAGCAAAAAGCCCTTATTCAACAgcaacaagagcagcagcaacCACAAGCTCTagtacaacagcaacaacagcagccacaaaaagcacttttacaacaacaattggaccaacaacaacaacagcagcagaaacagaaccaGTTATATCAACAAATCGGACAACACcaagctgaaacacaaaatgagccAGAAATGCAACAGCGAATTGGACAACAACAGCTACAAAGTGTATTGCAGCAGTCACCCCAGCAAACTCAAcagcaaaaggaaaaattaCAGCAACAAGTCTTACTCCGACAAAttgaacaacagcaacaagcaaTTATGCAACAGCATTTACAACAGCAGGCTAttttacaacagcagcagctacatCAGAAAGCTCAGTTACAGCTACAGCAACAAGAGCAGCAACAACTGCACCTCAAGCAGCAGATTGAGCAGCAACAGCAAGCTTTGTTGCAACAACAATTAGAACAACAGCGTCAGCAGCAGGTACTCCTACAACAGCAACACGCAGAGCTATTACAGCAGCAGGCTCTTGTACAACAACAGATtcaagagcagcagcagcaagcagCCATCATTCATCTTcagcaaactgaaaaacaagagGTCCCTGTCCCTGCTCCATCAAGTATGAGTGAGCAGCAGATTCAGCAGCAACAAACTgacatacagcatgtgtgtattCCACAATTAAACACTATTCAGCTTACACCTCATAACAATCTGACACAGCAACAGTTGTTAGAACAACAGCAAGTAGCATtgatacagcagcagcaagcaTTAGTTGCCCAGCCACAGCATCGCACGTCTGTAATGGATCCTAATATCCCAGTTGGAGCTCCAGCCAGCCATGAGATGCATGCCATGCAGACTACACCAATCCCTCTCCAGACATCTGCTGTTGTCCCTGCTCAAGTATTTTCCCTGCAAGGACGAAATGAGGCTCATCTCCAGAACCAGATCCATGTCCCTTCTGTCATTCAGCCTATCACTCAGGCTGCAGAGCAATACCAGCAACAGCTGCAGAAGCTTTCTCAAGTGCAACAGCCGCCAGCTCCACTTCCTGTGCAAACCCAGTTACCGGTACAGCACATCCCAGCTCCCATTCAGCAATCACTTCCTCTAAAGCAGACTTTGATTCCACTTGACGAGAGTCAGCTACCCCCACAGTGTCCACCTGTTTCACATCTGCTGACCCACCCTCCTGCACAGATAGTCTCCAGTAATGTGGCTGAGCCTCAGTCTCAGAACAGGAGTCTGCCCCTCTATAGTCATCTACTGGTAGATGCCCCTCCATCTCCACAGCACAAGGCCAAGCAGATGATgccagctcacacacaaactagCATTCAAGCCCAAACGAATATCCAAACACAGGTTCATTCtcattttcagacacacactgacacatcgATTGCTGAACAACCTATTTTGCCCCATGCTACCTTTCCTGCACATCAATTGACCCTCAGCCTCTCTCACACCTCATATCCACCAGCATCACTACCATCTTTCCCATCCCAACAACCTGCTACTGCCCCTGCTCCAGAGCTGCCTTCATCTCCACCAGCTGCCCAGGTAACCTTACCAGGGCAGGCCGACTTAATGCCCACCTCGCCCCCACCTGTATCTGCTCTACAATCACTTGACTCTAATGCCCCAAAACTACCCCAAGCTTCACTGCAAGACTGTGACCTTACCCTACTGGGCATTACTCAG GATGGTCCTTACCTGTCAAGTACGGAATATCATTCTTCTTCTGG GTCTGTTCCAGCTAATGGAGAAGAAACTGCTCAGCTCATGACCAATGGCAAATTAGAGAaattaaaaagtcaaagaaGAGCCTCCTGTCAGAAGCCTGAGAAGGTTTCACACCAGTTTCAGCTGAGCATGCTACAG GTGTCCGGCAGTGGGGACAATATGGTGGAATGCCAGTTGGAGACCCACAGCAACAAAATGGTGACATTTAAATTTGACATCGATGGAGATGCTCCTGAGGACATAGCAGATTACATG GTTGAAGAGGACTTTGTTCTTGatgtggagaaagagaaatttGTTGAGCAGCTAAGAGCAATAGTTAAGAAGGCCCATGAAATTcttcagacacattcacag ACTGGATCAACTGACCAGTTACACGTGAGCACTCCTACTAGCTCAACAA CGGACTCAGTGCCCCATTCTTCCCCAGTGGGACGTTGGCGCTTCTTTATCAACCAGACCATCCGCCATAGAGACTCTCTTTCCGGCCAAGGAACAGCTACACCACCTCCCATTGCAGAGATGAGGATACCGCAGTCTCCACAAACAAAGAAAG AAAGTGAAGGATCTCAGAGTCTGGAATCCTTCACTGAAATGGCCCCTCCCCCCACAGCTTCTGCTGCCTCACCTCCAGTTTCCGCTGTCTCGGCCGCTGCTTCTACAGTTCCCCCAGCCACAGCTACCCTGGCTCCTCACATCACTGCCTCTGATAGCACCTCTGCAGCACCTTCCACTCTTGAAACATCTATCCCTCCTGTGGCTTCAGGTGATTTTGAACTGCCACTACTCTCCTCAGCTACTGCTGACCAAATTGCTAATCTCCTCAACTTGTCCACTGCTCCTACTGCTGTTTCTCACACACCTACCACCATACTTCCTGATATCCTCACTTCTCCTGGAACCAGTAGTTGTTCTACTGTAGGTCAAAGTATAGGGGATACAGTGATAACTGCTCCAAGGCCACATCTGTCTGCAGCGGAACAGTCTTCAACCTCTTTCCATTCCCCTCCACCTGCTACTGCAGTGACCTCTTCTGTTGTAAGCCAACTTGTCATGGAGCAGACACTCACCCAGGTGGCCAAACCAACcccacaacaaccacagctacAGGCTACATTACAGCAACAGGTACCAGCAACTCAACAGCAACTGCAGCCAGTCCAGCTGGAACATCAGACTCAACAGACAacaccacaacaacagcaagCACACCATCAAGTGTACCAAGAACAAATCCAACTTCAGAAAGCACTTCAGCAGTCTCTCCAACAGTTACAACCACAGCAGCTAATGCAGGAACAAATACCACTTCAACCACCGCTGACGGAGGTACAGGTCCTGCCTCTGCCAGGTCATGTAGAATTGTTACCACAGTCTCTGCCTCTTGAGCAGTTTCTTCCACCAGTATCCATACAGCAGACCCAACAACCCCTTCTTCAACAGCAAACACAGTTTAGCCAACAGCTGATGCAACAGCCTCAGTTACAGCAGTTAGCTCAGCAGGTTGTGGCACCCCAGGTTGCTGTAGTGGCCCAACAGCAGACCCATATAGAtcatcagcagcaacaacagttaAACCTACAGACAATAcatttacagcaacaacaaatgttgCAACAGCAgatacaacagcagcaacatcagctGCTTATGGATGCTGTGACTTTAAAGCCAGATCAGAGCCAGTTGCTGCCCCTGTCAATTAGTCAACAGTTTCTTCAACAGCAACTAAATGTTTGTCCTGTACCACAACAGCAGGTTCCACAACAATCCCAAATCCCTGCTGACCTGGCTCCACAACATATACAGTCACAGCTGCAACACACTGAGGAGCAACAGGAGATTGTCAAAACTGTGGACACACcccaaaaacagcagcagtttccaCTGCAGAAGCAGTCCTCCTTACAGATGTCAGAGTCAGAGGTGTCTACAGGAGAAACAAGTGTAACAGAGGATACATGCAGCTACTCTGCCCCATTTCATCCTCAATCTGACTCTTCTCTCCCCCCTCTTCATCCTAGCACTGCTGAAGCCCCCTTTCCTACGCTTTCCCTCACAATGACACCATCTCCTGCTCAGCCTTCCTCTGTGGCTGAGTCAGACAGTGAAGGCCCACCCAAAATTGAATTTGTTGACAACCGCATAAAAACTTTGGATGAAAAGCTAAGGAACTTGTTGTATCAGGAATACAGCAGTGGGGTAGCCTCGGTTGGGGGAGCAGGCCCTACGTCCGCTGCCTTTACATCAGTAGGAGGAGATGAATCACCAGAGCCCCAGTCACACCACCACTTGTCTTTCCCCCCTCCTGACTCCTCTTCAGATACTTCCCCCCACTCCTCATCTTCCACTACTTCCTCAACCACCTCCCGATCCTCTTCCACTTCCCCTGAACCAGAAAAGGATGAAGGGGGAGAGGTGGCCTCCTCAGAAGTGGCCATCTCTACAGTGCTGGGTCCAGTGGAACAGCAGCCTCGGCCATCTCTTCCCTCCCCTTCTGCTTCATCGACTCCACCTACATCTTTCCTGCCTCCCAGTCTAGATGACTCTGCTGGGCCCCAACGCCCGCCTGTACCAGGAGAACCAACCATTCTT GCTGTTCCCCCACACTCTGACACCAGTACCACTGGAGATGCATCGTGGCCCCCCAATCAGCATCCGATCCCCCTCCGGCATGGACAGCACCAGCACAATGCAGGAG ATGGACGTCAGGCAGtacaagaggagaaagaggcaCCACTCCTAAATCCAACTCAGTCATGCAAAGGACGGTTTCAA GTGACTCCAGTACCTCAGACCTCGCCTCCAAAGGATGTGCCAATAGGCCATGGTAGCACCCACAGGAAAGTTGGACGCTTCTCTGTAACCCAAGCTGAGACTAAGAAGGAGGACAGGCAGACTGACAGCTCCCCAGTTTCCCCTGATttggagagggagaagaggagatCTCGGCCAAAAGAAGTGGAGAAAGACGAAAGTAAGAGGACCCCAGCAATGGTCCGAGGTCACGGGCTCAGCCACTCTCCCCTgtgcagcagtgatgatgatgatgagagtGAGCTGGAGGACGAAAACCTGAGAAGAGAACTACACAAACTCAGAGAGAA GCACATAAAAGAGGTGGTATCTCTTCAAGCCCAACAGAACAGAGAGCTGCAGGAGCTGTACAGGCAGCTTCGTTCCCTCAAAGACCAAAGGCAGAGTCTGCCTGCCTCTTTGTCCCGAACCCCTCCTCTACCCACAGGACCCACTGTCCTATCTCCTCGCAGGCCCAGGCCAGCCAAAATCAAGCTCCGACCCCGACCTCACTCCCACATGGATAACAATGGAGTTACACACTCTG GGATTCAGCAGTCAAGTAGTTTCTCAGGCAGTGAACAGAGCAGACTGCCCATATACTGCAACCCAGAGCACTGCGCTGCACTGCCTTCGAAAAGAG ACCACAGTCCTCTACGAAAAAGCACATTCACAGATGAACTGCACAAGCTTGTTGATAATTGGACGAAGGAGCCAGTGGGCCCTACTCCACAAAAGCCTTCACTGAATCAGATCAAGCAGATTCAGCAGGTGCAGGAATTGGGAGGTTGGAGCCAGCCAACTGAG GTGGCTCCACCAGGTTGGTTTCCTGTGGTACCACTGAACCCCCAGACATCCCCAACCCCTGCCAGCTTGCCTGTGGCAGCCCCTTCACATTACACAGGTGGAGGGAGCCTGTCCACCCTGCACTCTCCAGGACCTCCGCCACAAACGCACATGGCTCAAGTGCCACAGATGCAGCAAAGTTTACACCTCCATCAGTCTCTTCCCCTCCAGCAGATGACCTATCAGCAGTCCCCACTTCGCCAGCAGATACCACAGCCCCGGATGCAATCTCCCATACAGTCTCAGTCACTACAACAAACACAACCCATTGCCCAGGTGCCCCACCCACCATCTCAAAGCCAACCTCTGCTGTCTTCCCAAATGCCTACATCTTCAGTCTCCATGGCTGCATCTCTGCTGCCTGGAAGCGGCAGCACTGCACCTACagattgtgctgctgctgcttctgttgggTCGACATTTTGCTCCTGTTCCTCATCCTCTTCTACCTGTTCCTCCTCTTGCTGTACTGCTGCTCTACCTTCCAGTGCCAAAATTCACCCAACACCTCCCACCTCTACTCTTCCTCTGGGACAGAAATGA